In Citrus sinensis cultivar Valencia sweet orange chromosome 2, DVS_A1.0, whole genome shotgun sequence, a single genomic region encodes these proteins:
- the LOC102608683 gene encoding protein RRP6-like 3 isoform X3, whose amino-acid sequence MEKKAKIKIAITIASLAAISILFTRQQRRRRKLNQCPQYSCYLQSEPKPQHNFKRVLADNSYSPFKHANKEKSSGSHPYELEITALLENPRPEFDFSNVDLDLQRSDSFVWVETKSQLNELANALSKEFFFAVDTEQHSLRSFLGFTALIQISTEKEDYLVDTIALHDEISILQPFFADPGVCKVFHGSDNDVLWLQRDFHIYVVNLFDTAKACEVLSKPQKSLAYLLETYCGVATNKFLQREDWRQRPLPAEMLQYAQTDAHYLLYIAKCLVAELKQQGNENSYCPDDKFNFVLEASRRSNMVCLQVYTKEIESYPGEAAASSIFFRLLNGQGGVSSISSVTQDLVRRLCAWRDLMARVHDESLRFVLSDQAIIALANKAPANRTDVYTTIAQADSDVDCLNLSSSLPSPSPVVCSHLDDVERQVCNNVENLDDILLANLQKCLGPNGSCPLSVFNYVLPAKNNWELKNQSNKFVYKQNGVKVSRQVAKKASRDLFVQKFSCKSPVYHNCRIYANDGRLLCYCDRKKLEWLVDCLYFVFNSTINMLQFTELFSSYRYLTRDLAKLVEDNPPAIMLLFEPKGRPEDEGNEFYIQSKKNICVSCGEGNHYLRYRIIPSCYRIHFPEQLKSHRSHDIVLLCVDCHEVAHAAAEKYKKQISAEFGIPLFIHKVADSRKEEARPGFSASITNFEEAGVSPLQLRTAAMALLHHGPTMPSNRREELRRIVMRYYGGREISEEDLERALLVGMSPRERRRHAKKRGLSLKMSKPTDFPNKQQDSYPGVTVESAAMDATKADNVLGLHAIETQKSGEKEGRSSLTESHESKPPTFSNGGIDQLVFSTIWKKMNSMSKVSDSKDDSVGNVDDECENSSAQNGFGSSSPTPNSKVSLLGHGPHGKQVVNYLLRKYGEDGIRQFCQRWRQVFVEALHPRFLPAGWDVMHRI is encoded by the exons atggAAAAGAAAGCCAAGATCAAAATCGCAATCACGATTGCTTCTTTAGCAGCAATATCCATTTTGTTCACCAGGCAACAGCGGAGACGCCGAAAGCTGAACCAATGCCCTCaatattcttgttatttaCAGTCCGAACCAAAGCCACAACACAATTTCAAGCGCGTTTTAGCTGATAACTCTTATTCTCCATTCAAACACGCCAATAAAG AGAAATCTTCTGGCTCGCATCCTTATGAATTGGAGATTACAGCTTTGTTAGAGAACCCTCGACCCgagtttgatttttcaaatgttgATTTGGATTTGCAAAGGAGTGACTCGTTTGTTTGGGTTGAGACCAAGTCGCAGTTGAATGAACTTGCCAATGCGTTaagtaaagaatttttttttgctgttgATACTGAACAGCACAGCCTACGGTCATTTCTTGGTTTTACAGCTTTGATACAG ATTTCAACTGAGAAGGAAGACTACTTGGTTGACACAATTGCATTACATGACGAAATAAGTATCCTTCAACCATTTTTTGCTGATCCTGGTGTTTGCAAG GTGTTTCATGGGTCGGATAATGATGTTCTGTGGCTACAAAGAGACTTCCATATTTATgttgttaatttgtttgatACTGCAAAG GCATGCGAGGTGTTGTCAAAACCTCAGAAATCACTAGCTTACTTACTTGAAACCTACTGTGGCGTggccacaaataaatttttacag CGTGAAGACTGGAGACAGCGACCACTGCCTGCGGAAATGCTGCAATATGCTCAAACTGATGCAcattatttattgtatattGCAAAATGTTTAGTTGCTGAGCTCAAACAACAGGGCAATG AAAACTCATATTGCCCCGAtgacaaattcaattttgttctCGAGGCTAGTCGCCGTTCAAACATGGTTTGTTTGCAAGTCTACACCAAAGAGATTGAGTCTTATCCTGGAGAAGCAGCTGCATCATCGATATTTTTCCGACTATTGAATGGCCAAGGAGgtgtttcttcaatttcttctgtAACCCAG GATCTTGTGAGGCGGTTGTGTGCTTGGAGAGATTTAATG GCTCGTGTGCATGATGAGAGCTTGAGATTTGTCTTATCCGATCAGGCTATTATTGCTCTTGCCAATAAAGCTCCGGCTAATCGCACAGATGTATACACCACCATAGCTCAAGCTGATTCGGATGTTGATTGTTTGAATCTTAGTTCCTCTCTACCATCTCCATCCCCAGTTGTTTGCAGTCATTTAGATGATGTAGAACGTCAGGTTTGCAATAATGTAGAAAACcttgatgatattttgttaGCAAATCTTCAGAAGTGTCTTGGTCCAAATGGTAGTTGTCCGTTATctgtttttaattatgttttaccAGCCAAAAATAACTGGGAACTAaaaaatcaaagcaataaattCGTTTACAAGCAAAATGGCGTTAAAGTTTCAAGGCAAGTTGCTAAGAAGGCTTCACGAGATCTGTTTGTCCAAAAATTTTCCTGCAAATCTCCAGTTTATCATAATTGTAGGATCTATGCAAATGATGGGCGGTTGCTTTGTTACTGTGATCGCAAGAAGCTCGAATGGTTGGTAGATTGtctatattttgttttcaattcaACTATAAATATGCTGCAGTTTacagaattattttcatcttaCAGGTATCTTACTCGAGATCTAGCAAAACTTGTTGAGGATAACCCACCTGCTATAATGCTTCTTTTTGAACCCAAAGGCCGGCCAGAAGATGAGGgcaatgaattttatattcaaagtaagaaaaatatatgcGTCAGCTGTGGTGAAGGAAATCACTACTTACGCTATCGAATAATTCCCTCATGTTATAGAATACATTTCCCTGAGCAGTTGAAAAGCCATAGGTCCCATGATATTGTCCTACTTTGTGTGGACTGTCATGAAGTTGCTCATGCTGCTGCTGAGAAGTATAAGAAGCAAATTTCTGCAGAATTTGGAATTCCTCTTTTCATCCATAAGGTAGCTGATTCAAGGAAAGAAGAAGCTAGACCTGGTTTCTCTGCATCAATTACAAATTTTGAGGAGGCAGGTGTATCTCCTTTGCAGTTGCGAACGGCTGCTATGGCTCTTTTGCACCATGGACCAACAATGCCATCCAACCGTCGTGAAGAACTGAGACGG ATTGTCATGAGATATTATGGAGGAAGGGAAATATCCGAGGAAGACTTGGAAAGGGCTCTGCTAGTTGGCATGAGTCCTCGTGAGCGAAGACGACATGCGAAGAAGAGAGGGTTGTCTTTAAAAATGTCTAAACCCACCGACTTCCCAAATAAACAGCAGGATAGTTATCCTGGTGTCACGGTGGAATCTGCCGCTATGGATGCAACCAAAGCTGATAATGTACTTGGTTTACATGCTATTGAAACACAAAAATCAGGTGAGAAAGAAGGCCGAAGCTCTTTAACAGAAAGTCATGAAAGCAAGCCCCCTACATTTTCAAATGGAGGGATTGATCAACTAGTCTTTTCTACCATTTGGAAAAAGATGAATTCTATGAGCAAAGTTTCTGATTCAAAAGATGATTCTGTTGGCAATGTTGATGATGAATGTGAGAATAGCAGTGCACAAAATGGTTTTGGAAGTAGCTCTCCAACGCCTAATTCTAAAGTTTCTTTATTAGGACATGGACCTCATGGAAAACAAGTTGTCAATTATCTATTACGGAAGTACGGGGAAGATGGCATTCGCCAATTCTGTCAAAGGTGGAGACAGGTTTTTGTTGAAGCTCTTCATCCTCGTTTTTTACCGGCTGGCTGGGATGTAATGCACAG GATTTGA
- the LOC102608683 gene encoding protein RRP6-like 3 isoform X2 codes for MEKKAKIKIAITIASLAAISILFTRQQRRRRKLNQCPQYSCYLQSEPKPQHNFKRVLADNSYSPFKHANKEKSSGSHPYELEITALLENPRPEFDFSNVDLDLQRSDSFVWVETKSQLNELANALSKEFFFAVDTEQHSLRSFLGFTALIQISTEKEDYLVDTIALHDEISILQPFFADPGVCKVFHGSDNDVLWLQRDFHIYVVNLFDTAKACEVLSKPQKSLAYLLETYCGVATNKFLQREDWRQRPLPAEMLQYAQTDAHYLLYIAKCLVAELKQQGNENSYCPDDKFNFVLEASRRSNMVCLQVYTKEIESYPGEAAASSIFFRLLNGQGGVSSISSVTQDLVRRLCAWRDLMARVHDESLRFVLSDQAIIALANKAPANRTDVYTTIAQADSDVDCLNLSSSLPSPSPVVCSHLDDVERQVCNNVENLDDILLANLQKCLGPNGSCPLSVFNYVLPAKNNWELKNQSNKFVYKQNGVKVSRQVAKKASRDLFVQKFSCKSPVYHNCRIYANDGRLLCYCDRKKLEWYLTRDLAKLVEDNPPAIMLLFEPKGRPEDEGNEFYIQSKKNICVSCGEGNHYLRYRIIPSCYRIHFPEQLKSHRSHDIVLLCVDCHEVAHAAAEKYKKQISAEFGIPLFIHKVADSRKEEARPGFSASITNFEEAGVSPLQLRTAAMALLHHGPTMPSNRREELRRIVMRYYGGREISEEDLERALLVGMSPRERRRHAKKRGLSLKMSKPTDFPNKQQDSYPGVTVESAAMDATKADNVLGLHAIETQKSGEKEGRSSLTESHESKPPTFSNGGIDQLVFSTIWKKMNSMSKVSDSKDDSVGNVDDECENSSAQNGFGSSSPTPNSKVSLLGHGPHGKQVVNYLLRKYGEDGIRQFCQRWRQVFVEALHPRFLPAGWDVMHSGRREFGEFSVYNPAKKPADDGAAEINKMHH; via the exons atggAAAAGAAAGCCAAGATCAAAATCGCAATCACGATTGCTTCTTTAGCAGCAATATCCATTTTGTTCACCAGGCAACAGCGGAGACGCCGAAAGCTGAACCAATGCCCTCaatattcttgttatttaCAGTCCGAACCAAAGCCACAACACAATTTCAAGCGCGTTTTAGCTGATAACTCTTATTCTCCATTCAAACACGCCAATAAAG AGAAATCTTCTGGCTCGCATCCTTATGAATTGGAGATTACAGCTTTGTTAGAGAACCCTCGACCCgagtttgatttttcaaatgttgATTTGGATTTGCAAAGGAGTGACTCGTTTGTTTGGGTTGAGACCAAGTCGCAGTTGAATGAACTTGCCAATGCGTTaagtaaagaatttttttttgctgttgATACTGAACAGCACAGCCTACGGTCATTTCTTGGTTTTACAGCTTTGATACAG ATTTCAACTGAGAAGGAAGACTACTTGGTTGACACAATTGCATTACATGACGAAATAAGTATCCTTCAACCATTTTTTGCTGATCCTGGTGTTTGCAAG GTGTTTCATGGGTCGGATAATGATGTTCTGTGGCTACAAAGAGACTTCCATATTTATgttgttaatttgtttgatACTGCAAAG GCATGCGAGGTGTTGTCAAAACCTCAGAAATCACTAGCTTACTTACTTGAAACCTACTGTGGCGTggccacaaataaatttttacag CGTGAAGACTGGAGACAGCGACCACTGCCTGCGGAAATGCTGCAATATGCTCAAACTGATGCAcattatttattgtatattGCAAAATGTTTAGTTGCTGAGCTCAAACAACAGGGCAATG AAAACTCATATTGCCCCGAtgacaaattcaattttgttctCGAGGCTAGTCGCCGTTCAAACATGGTTTGTTTGCAAGTCTACACCAAAGAGATTGAGTCTTATCCTGGAGAAGCAGCTGCATCATCGATATTTTTCCGACTATTGAATGGCCAAGGAGgtgtttcttcaatttcttctgtAACCCAG GATCTTGTGAGGCGGTTGTGTGCTTGGAGAGATTTAATG GCTCGTGTGCATGATGAGAGCTTGAGATTTGTCTTATCCGATCAGGCTATTATTGCTCTTGCCAATAAAGCTCCGGCTAATCGCACAGATGTATACACCACCATAGCTCAAGCTGATTCGGATGTTGATTGTTTGAATCTTAGTTCCTCTCTACCATCTCCATCCCCAGTTGTTTGCAGTCATTTAGATGATGTAGAACGTCAGGTTTGCAATAATGTAGAAAACcttgatgatattttgttaGCAAATCTTCAGAAGTGTCTTGGTCCAAATGGTAGTTGTCCGTTATctgtttttaattatgttttaccAGCCAAAAATAACTGGGAACTAaaaaatcaaagcaataaattCGTTTACAAGCAAAATGGCGTTAAAGTTTCAAGGCAAGTTGCTAAGAAGGCTTCACGAGATCTGTTTGTCCAAAAATTTTCCTGCAAATCTCCAGTTTATCATAATTGTAGGATCTATGCAAATGATGGGCGGTTGCTTTGTTACTGTGATCGCAAGAAGCTCGAATG GTATCTTACTCGAGATCTAGCAAAACTTGTTGAGGATAACCCACCTGCTATAATGCTTCTTTTTGAACCCAAAGGCCGGCCAGAAGATGAGGgcaatgaattttatattcaaagtaagaaaaatatatgcGTCAGCTGTGGTGAAGGAAATCACTACTTACGCTATCGAATAATTCCCTCATGTTATAGAATACATTTCCCTGAGCAGTTGAAAAGCCATAGGTCCCATGATATTGTCCTACTTTGTGTGGACTGTCATGAAGTTGCTCATGCTGCTGCTGAGAAGTATAAGAAGCAAATTTCTGCAGAATTTGGAATTCCTCTTTTCATCCATAAGGTAGCTGATTCAAGGAAAGAAGAAGCTAGACCTGGTTTCTCTGCATCAATTACAAATTTTGAGGAGGCAGGTGTATCTCCTTTGCAGTTGCGAACGGCTGCTATGGCTCTTTTGCACCATGGACCAACAATGCCATCCAACCGTCGTGAAGAACTGAGACGG ATTGTCATGAGATATTATGGAGGAAGGGAAATATCCGAGGAAGACTTGGAAAGGGCTCTGCTAGTTGGCATGAGTCCTCGTGAGCGAAGACGACATGCGAAGAAGAGAGGGTTGTCTTTAAAAATGTCTAAACCCACCGACTTCCCAAATAAACAGCAGGATAGTTATCCTGGTGTCACGGTGGAATCTGCCGCTATGGATGCAACCAAAGCTGATAATGTACTTGGTTTACATGCTATTGAAACACAAAAATCAGGTGAGAAAGAAGGCCGAAGCTCTTTAACAGAAAGTCATGAAAGCAAGCCCCCTACATTTTCAAATGGAGGGATTGATCAACTAGTCTTTTCTACCATTTGGAAAAAGATGAATTCTATGAGCAAAGTTTCTGATTCAAAAGATGATTCTGTTGGCAATGTTGATGATGAATGTGAGAATAGCAGTGCACAAAATGGTTTTGGAAGTAGCTCTCCAACGCCTAATTCTAAAGTTTCTTTATTAGGACATGGACCTCATGGAAAACAAGTTGTCAATTATCTATTACGGAAGTACGGGGAAGATGGCATTCGCCAATTCTGTCAAAGGTGGAGACAGGTTTTTGTTGAAGCTCTTCATCCTCGTTTTTTACCGGCTGGCTGGGATGTAATGCACAG TGGCAGAAGAGAATTTGGTGAATTCAGTGTATACAATCCTGCCAAAAAACCTGCTGATGATGGTGCCGCtgagataaataaaatgcacCATTGA
- the LOC102613326 gene encoding probable protein S-acyltransferase 7 — protein sequence MASSSPQLETCSSESDKEAMEQIALSESPIQDIANSSTNNSIKGKPELHIKIAENFGNFFASLRENLFVVKRVVQNLWLQYIRGEKSDRIRAYQVWPGNNVFFFHGRFICGPDPRGLLLTTTSIILSSWIFAMYIGDDLPSHSSTIVTISVILTVIVFINLILVSTTDPGIIPRNDQANIEDVGTSDGTRSKRVMINGVEMKLKYCRICKIFRPPRSCHCAVCDNCVEKFDHHCPWIGQCIALRNYRFYLSFVISALVLFAYLFAFSVWRIHAKSKSGLLGMLKNCPETVALVSFSFAAIWFLAGLAIFHIYLITVNQTAYENFRQRYADSQNPYDKGIVSNFKDVLFGPVPPSRVDFRAEVTSSWHIKATRRV from the exons ATGGCTTCCAGTAGCCCACAATTGGAAACATGTAGTAGTGAAAGTGATAAAGAAGCAATGGAACAGATTGCTCTTTCTGAATCACCAATACAAGACATTGCCAATTCCTCAACCAACAACAGCATCAAAGGGAAACCTGAACTGCACATCAAGATTGCTGAAAATTTTGGAAACTTTTTTGCTTCTCTTAGGGAAAATTTGTTCGTGGTCAAAAGGGTTGTTCAGAATCTCTGGTTACAGTACATTCGTGGTGAAAAATCAGATAGAATCAGAGCTTACCAAGTCTGGCCAGGAAATAAC GTATTTTTCTTCCACGGGAGATTCATTTGTGGCCCTGATCCAAGGGGGCTACTTTTGACAACCACATCTATAATTCTTTCAAGTTGGATTTTTGCCATGTACATTGGAGATGATTTGCCTAGTCATTCCAGTACCATTGTCACCATCTCTGTGATTCTAACAGTAATA GTCTTTATCAACTTGATTCTGGTTAGCACAACTGATCCAGGAATCATTCCTCGAAACGATCAAGCGAATATAGAAGATGTTGGTACCAGCGATGGAACCAGAAGTAAAAGAGTTATGATAAATGGGGTGGAAATGAAACTAAAATATTGTCGAATTTGTAAGATATTTAGGCCACCAAGGAGCTGCCACTGCGCTGTGTGTGACAATTGTGTTGAGAAATTCGATCACCATTGCCCTTGGATTGGCCAATGTATTGCACTG AGAAACTATCGATTTTACTTGTCATTTGTGATCTCGGCTTTGGTTTTATTTGCCTACTTATTTGCCTTCTCTGTTTGGAGAATCCACGCAAAAAGTAAGAGTGGATTGCTAGGGATGCTGAAGAACTGCCCAGAAACTGTGGCGCTAGTGTCATTTAGTTTTGCTGCCATTTGGTTCCTAGCTGGGCTTGCCATATtccatatttatttgattacagTAAATCAG ACAGCGTACGAGAATTTCCGGCAGCGCTATGCAGATTCTCAGAATCCATATGATAAAGGAATAGTAAGTAATTTTAAGGATGTGTTGTTTGGGCCAGTGCCTCCTTCTAGAGTTGATTTCAGAGCAGAAGTAACGTCAAGCTGGCATATAAAGGCTACAAGGAGAGTATAA
- the LOC102608683 gene encoding protein RRP6-like 3 isoform X1: protein MEKKAKIKIAITIASLAAISILFTRQQRRRRKLNQCPQYSCYLQSEPKPQHNFKRVLADNSYSPFKHANKEKSSGSHPYELEITALLENPRPEFDFSNVDLDLQRSDSFVWVETKSQLNELANALSKEFFFAVDTEQHSLRSFLGFTALIQISTEKEDYLVDTIALHDEISILQPFFADPGVCKVFHGSDNDVLWLQRDFHIYVVNLFDTAKACEVLSKPQKSLAYLLETYCGVATNKFLQREDWRQRPLPAEMLQYAQTDAHYLLYIAKCLVAELKQQGNENSYCPDDKFNFVLEASRRSNMVCLQVYTKEIESYPGEAAASSIFFRLLNGQGGVSSISSVTQDLVRRLCAWRDLMARVHDESLRFVLSDQAIIALANKAPANRTDVYTTIAQADSDVDCLNLSSSLPSPSPVVCSHLDDVERQVCNNVENLDDILLANLQKCLGPNGSCPLSVFNYVLPAKNNWELKNQSNKFVYKQNGVKVSRQVAKKASRDLFVQKFSCKSPVYHNCRIYANDGRLLCYCDRKKLEWLVDCLYFVFNSTINMLQFTELFSSYRYLTRDLAKLVEDNPPAIMLLFEPKGRPEDEGNEFYIQSKKNICVSCGEGNHYLRYRIIPSCYRIHFPEQLKSHRSHDIVLLCVDCHEVAHAAAEKYKKQISAEFGIPLFIHKVADSRKEEARPGFSASITNFEEAGVSPLQLRTAAMALLHHGPTMPSNRREELRRIVMRYYGGREISEEDLERALLVGMSPRERRRHAKKRGLSLKMSKPTDFPNKQQDSYPGVTVESAAMDATKADNVLGLHAIETQKSGEKEGRSSLTESHESKPPTFSNGGIDQLVFSTIWKKMNSMSKVSDSKDDSVGNVDDECENSSAQNGFGSSSPTPNSKVSLLGHGPHGKQVVNYLLRKYGEDGIRQFCQRWRQVFVEALHPRFLPAGWDVMHSGRREFGEFSVYNPAKKPADDGAAEINKMHH, encoded by the exons atggAAAAGAAAGCCAAGATCAAAATCGCAATCACGATTGCTTCTTTAGCAGCAATATCCATTTTGTTCACCAGGCAACAGCGGAGACGCCGAAAGCTGAACCAATGCCCTCaatattcttgttatttaCAGTCCGAACCAAAGCCACAACACAATTTCAAGCGCGTTTTAGCTGATAACTCTTATTCTCCATTCAAACACGCCAATAAAG AGAAATCTTCTGGCTCGCATCCTTATGAATTGGAGATTACAGCTTTGTTAGAGAACCCTCGACCCgagtttgatttttcaaatgttgATTTGGATTTGCAAAGGAGTGACTCGTTTGTTTGGGTTGAGACCAAGTCGCAGTTGAATGAACTTGCCAATGCGTTaagtaaagaatttttttttgctgttgATACTGAACAGCACAGCCTACGGTCATTTCTTGGTTTTACAGCTTTGATACAG ATTTCAACTGAGAAGGAAGACTACTTGGTTGACACAATTGCATTACATGACGAAATAAGTATCCTTCAACCATTTTTTGCTGATCCTGGTGTTTGCAAG GTGTTTCATGGGTCGGATAATGATGTTCTGTGGCTACAAAGAGACTTCCATATTTATgttgttaatttgtttgatACTGCAAAG GCATGCGAGGTGTTGTCAAAACCTCAGAAATCACTAGCTTACTTACTTGAAACCTACTGTGGCGTggccacaaataaatttttacag CGTGAAGACTGGAGACAGCGACCACTGCCTGCGGAAATGCTGCAATATGCTCAAACTGATGCAcattatttattgtatattGCAAAATGTTTAGTTGCTGAGCTCAAACAACAGGGCAATG AAAACTCATATTGCCCCGAtgacaaattcaattttgttctCGAGGCTAGTCGCCGTTCAAACATGGTTTGTTTGCAAGTCTACACCAAAGAGATTGAGTCTTATCCTGGAGAAGCAGCTGCATCATCGATATTTTTCCGACTATTGAATGGCCAAGGAGgtgtttcttcaatttcttctgtAACCCAG GATCTTGTGAGGCGGTTGTGTGCTTGGAGAGATTTAATG GCTCGTGTGCATGATGAGAGCTTGAGATTTGTCTTATCCGATCAGGCTATTATTGCTCTTGCCAATAAAGCTCCGGCTAATCGCACAGATGTATACACCACCATAGCTCAAGCTGATTCGGATGTTGATTGTTTGAATCTTAGTTCCTCTCTACCATCTCCATCCCCAGTTGTTTGCAGTCATTTAGATGATGTAGAACGTCAGGTTTGCAATAATGTAGAAAACcttgatgatattttgttaGCAAATCTTCAGAAGTGTCTTGGTCCAAATGGTAGTTGTCCGTTATctgtttttaattatgttttaccAGCCAAAAATAACTGGGAACTAaaaaatcaaagcaataaattCGTTTACAAGCAAAATGGCGTTAAAGTTTCAAGGCAAGTTGCTAAGAAGGCTTCACGAGATCTGTTTGTCCAAAAATTTTCCTGCAAATCTCCAGTTTATCATAATTGTAGGATCTATGCAAATGATGGGCGGTTGCTTTGTTACTGTGATCGCAAGAAGCTCGAATGGTTGGTAGATTGtctatattttgttttcaattcaACTATAAATATGCTGCAGTTTacagaattattttcatcttaCAGGTATCTTACTCGAGATCTAGCAAAACTTGTTGAGGATAACCCACCTGCTATAATGCTTCTTTTTGAACCCAAAGGCCGGCCAGAAGATGAGGgcaatgaattttatattcaaagtaagaaaaatatatgcGTCAGCTGTGGTGAAGGAAATCACTACTTACGCTATCGAATAATTCCCTCATGTTATAGAATACATTTCCCTGAGCAGTTGAAAAGCCATAGGTCCCATGATATTGTCCTACTTTGTGTGGACTGTCATGAAGTTGCTCATGCTGCTGCTGAGAAGTATAAGAAGCAAATTTCTGCAGAATTTGGAATTCCTCTTTTCATCCATAAGGTAGCTGATTCAAGGAAAGAAGAAGCTAGACCTGGTTTCTCTGCATCAATTACAAATTTTGAGGAGGCAGGTGTATCTCCTTTGCAGTTGCGAACGGCTGCTATGGCTCTTTTGCACCATGGACCAACAATGCCATCCAACCGTCGTGAAGAACTGAGACGG ATTGTCATGAGATATTATGGAGGAAGGGAAATATCCGAGGAAGACTTGGAAAGGGCTCTGCTAGTTGGCATGAGTCCTCGTGAGCGAAGACGACATGCGAAGAAGAGAGGGTTGTCTTTAAAAATGTCTAAACCCACCGACTTCCCAAATAAACAGCAGGATAGTTATCCTGGTGTCACGGTGGAATCTGCCGCTATGGATGCAACCAAAGCTGATAATGTACTTGGTTTACATGCTATTGAAACACAAAAATCAGGTGAGAAAGAAGGCCGAAGCTCTTTAACAGAAAGTCATGAAAGCAAGCCCCCTACATTTTCAAATGGAGGGATTGATCAACTAGTCTTTTCTACCATTTGGAAAAAGATGAATTCTATGAGCAAAGTTTCTGATTCAAAAGATGATTCTGTTGGCAATGTTGATGATGAATGTGAGAATAGCAGTGCACAAAATGGTTTTGGAAGTAGCTCTCCAACGCCTAATTCTAAAGTTTCTTTATTAGGACATGGACCTCATGGAAAACAAGTTGTCAATTATCTATTACGGAAGTACGGGGAAGATGGCATTCGCCAATTCTGTCAAAGGTGGAGACAGGTTTTTGTTGAAGCTCTTCATCCTCGTTTTTTACCGGCTGGCTGGGATGTAATGCACAG TGGCAGAAGAGAATTTGGTGAATTCAGTGTATACAATCCTGCCAAAAAACCTGCTGATGATGGTGCCGCtgagataaataaaatgcacCATTGA